TAAGCTGCAGGAGTCTTCCAGTTTTGCTCACAAAGAACAGTGCATCTTCTGCCGTCACTTTTATAGCATTTCCATGTGATCTATGCCATGGTGGACCTCCAATAATCTGCCTTCCTCTCCTCATAGCAGTGCAATTTATCCAAGCTAGTTTGTTGCTGCTTCTTTCTCTGATGAGTAGGCTGCCTTGCtcatcaacaaaaaataaacttcCATTGTAGTCTCCCACTGCACCTCTCATTGGCACTGAATGTTCATGCCTCAGCCATAGCCACGCATTTTCCACATTAAGATACTCGAGAGACAATCCGCTATCAGTAACGAAGAAAAATGACCCACCTCCTTGCATCCTCCTCAGGCGGTAGTTCATGTTAATCCAATTGTCTGGCATATTATAGCCATCTGGGGATATAATTGAATCACTACCTGATGAGGCTGGAGATAAGTAATTTTGTTGTGGTTTGGTACTCTTTCGGACTCTTGCCATTGATCCTGCATTATCCTTATAACTAGGCTCGTCTTTTATGCCTCTGATGCAGTTCAATGGGCCAGGTTCTTCAGTGCAATACTCTGCATTCCATCCTTCAGTCTCTGGAGAATCTAATATTGACCATATATACTTGAGTGATGCTTTTCTTCGAACATTAACCTGGTAAGTTGGTCCAATATTTTCTCCACCAAGGCCTGAAAGATGCAATTCTGCAAGTCTACCATCATCCAGGGCGAAAATTATTCTTCCAATTTGAAGTGGGAGCCCTGAAACACCTATTTCCACCTTTGCATGTGGGGGATGCATATGATTCACCCAATTCTCTGAGATTTGATCGTCTTGAGCAAATCCTGTTTTCATGAAAACACTTGGCATTTAGAATTCACATGTTTGATCTAAACCAACTAGCTTATTTTCTCATAAGGACAATGCATTACAAATTACATGGGAAGATATTCAGTTACATAAACTCTTACATGTCTGCCACTCATAAATATAATTTCACTTACTTAGGTTTACCAAAttccttatttcatttatgtgcatttagaaaaaaacaGATAGACGGGTAGCTTTCAACTACTTGTTTCATGTGAGATGATGAGACAGAACCAACAAACGCCATAATCTCACATGGAGATTCCAATATCCACTCTGGAATTTCTTACTTATTAAGGAGGAAAAATGGTCAATGACCAATAACAGATCTCCACTTTGGTTCTCAATTACCATTGTAGGCTGCAGTTAAGAAGCGCCTGAGAGAGACATTGTTGCCTACCCTGGAATTGCAAGCTATGACTTTGTAATTAGACGCATACAAAAGGATTTAGCTATTTGAGTGACTCTTACCAAGTTGTGGACTGATGATTTTCCTTGTAAATTTGAGTGATGCTTCATACAATTTGATAAACAAGAAGCTACTTCATTTGAAGGATAACTTGGACAGTCATTTAAACTATGTAATGAATGGATTTCCTGATCAGAAAGCTAATGAACAGAATAATATAGCAAACAGAAGGCATCCTTCCTGAATTTTGGTTCAACATATTATGGCTTTTATGGAGGTTGGAAGTCAAATTGAGATACAAAACGTGAATTGGAAGGCTGCATTTCTGAATAGTGAATCCTATCATATTCTAAGATAAATAACAATTTGATAAAtagcataaaaatataaactaaaagatATTTACACCTATAACATGaagaaaacactcaaaatagtaatttttttttcctgtaaatcaaaatagtaattttaaCCAGAGCTAACAATACTGATATCCTGTATGGCACTAAAATAAGCTACCAAGGTTTCCAGGATTAACCAAAAAGTCTTATATAAGTCATAAACTCATAAATCATAAGTCTTGTAAGCTTTCTCTCGAGATAAAGCACTCAACAGTACATTTTCATGGAGAGAAACCATACGGCTGGGCAGAGAGCAAAACTGTTCGTGTGCtgcatatttttttagtttttgatccACAAGACCCTATTTGACctgaaaattttaattctaaaagcCCAATAGGACTGTTTGCATTaggttaagaaaaaaaaatgaagaaaactgAGTCATTTCAGATTTGGGTCACACAAATCTGACCAAGTCTGTCGTGACCCAATGCAGAATTCCACTGCTCTGTTCATTTCTTGAAACGCCTGAATTGTGCAATTCACCCAGAATGTCTTGTATCATATGATACATGCGATTCAAAGCAAAATCCATTTCACTCTTTGGTTTGTATCAATGGCGATGAGTATCAAACTAAATTCTATAATATGTATTGTGTATTGTTGGATACTAGCAATGCTAGATGGAGTCCATAGTAGAGTAGTAGTGGTGATAAATAGCTCAAGCAACCACTTTAAagatttatttcaaaacaagcTAGGATCTGACATTATTATGAGCTAATAAATTATGGATTATTCACTGCTATACAATTCATAATTTAACTCACCTGAATATTTTGGTACTCTATACTCTGAAACAGTTCCAGAAGCTGAAGTGAGAAACAAGGAGTatgttttttcatttaattcatcTTGCAAAACTTGGGTgatggaagaaaagaaattatctTCTGGACTTCTATGGACTATCCATTTCCACTTCCTTTGGTGCAGTTGTCTCTCAGCCAAATTACCACCCTGCATATCCACCAGGTTTCTGAATAAAACGGATAACAATTACGAAGCAAATTATGATGATGACTATGGAAAGAAGTTTCTTGTTTAAGACGAAGTGAAATTAGACATGTTGGTGTGAATATCTCTAACATAGACCTCAGGAAGCAGTGGTCGCACCAGCTTGATCAGATATCACGGTCCTTTGTGAATCCTAACATTTgaactatttctttttctttttggtgagaaaaatttctattattttaaatatgtccaattttaactataattttctcaaattataTGCTGCAAGTCAGTGGTTTAGTAAGATCAAATGACATGGAACCTTAGTCAAAACAAATAGGGATACAGAATGGGGTCCAGTAAGTCCATATAGAACGCATCCTCTTGATGGTAGCAGAGAAGTATCCTCCGCTGTTCCTTCCCTCCATATGTGCTTCTTCCATGATGGCTTTGAGCTTCTGTCATATTCGTAAAGATCTCCTATTGAACTGCGAGCAACATTCTCATGATTGGTTTACAATGGTAACTTGCAAATcaagaatgaatgaaaatgCCATTTGCGTCATGGAGTTGTGCGTGGAATCCCAAAAACATAACATCTCAAGATTATTCATGTTTCATTAATGCAGAGACGGAAGAGAGCTCAAACTCACCTAATGACAAAGACCACTTCTGTTCTATCTGTAGCAGCATCAGCTATTGCTGCAACATCTGCACCTCGAGGTCGGCCATGATTTACCCACCTTACACAAACCACCAGATGATCATCAGGACCTCTACGTGAAACTACCTTCATTACATCATGTGGACGCCAATAGACAATACTGTTAGTCATAGTAGCATTTTCTGATATGTAAGTGAGTCTTACCTCGGAGGCTCAATCCCACTAAGTTCTAACAGTGACCCATTATTTGTGCAGAAATAAACTCTCCTGGTAGTGAGGCGGCAAAACCAAGGTCTCGTTAGCAGAGATTGAACTCGACAATTCAGTTTCTGTTGTAACGTAACTTGACTAATGTCTCCCACACATATTATCCATTTGGGAAGAAAAATACATCTACATATATGTCTAAGAAAATTACTCACACCCCATCATTTGAAACAACTCCAGACTTCAACTGGATATCAGAATTTTGTTCCACTCTTTTACTTGTCCCCTGGTTGACTGCGAATTCAACCCAAATTGGCTGCAAATTCTCGCTCAGCTGCATCTGAAAGAGGAATAAATTCGAATTCCAACTCTACTCAGTACAAAACCATCTTCAACTAGCACACCAGGAAGCAGTGTATTTACTCAAACTTCAACAAGGCAAAGAAAAGAGGAACAGGGGAAAGGGGACCGGATAAACAGACTTcaacaagaaaattttaaattggtACGTACTCACCCAGAATTTAGAAGTACAACAAAACAATACT
This genomic stretch from Diospyros lotus cultivar Yz01 chromosome 1, ASM1463336v1, whole genome shotgun sequence harbors:
- the LOC127792604 gene encoding uncharacterized protein LOC127792604, encoding MAHGGVTPDPRVQQTNHQPSKEPSFSLPSNTMPIFLFLVSDFFFFFFCNFLVSGSSASASSSSFCLHHFPVLQAGRQFQQMTHKFWEFEEQSSSWVEVQLPFDLVSCVADDCTKVGSIEPLEKKKAKERGFHLSQQRRKRFSLIKISDTSVWVTGASGSIYERFWNGVQWVIAPHDLPASAAPANSVFLVNHTILALSEAGYLYQMQLSENLQPIWVEFAVNQGTSKRVEQNSDIQLKSGVVSNDGVRVYFCTNNGSLLELSGIEPPRWVNHGRPRGADVAAIADAATDRTEVVFVISSIGDLYEYDRSSKPSWKKHIWREGTAEDTSLLPSRGCVLYGLTGPHSVSLFVLTKGGNLAERQLHQRKWKWIVHRSPEDNFFSSITQVLQDELNEKTYSLFLTSASGTVSEYRVPKYSGFAQDDQISENWVNHMHPPHAKVEIGVSGLPLQIGRIIFALDDGRLAELHLSGLGGENIGPTYQVNVRRKASLKYIWSILDSPETEGWNAEYCTEEPGPLNCIRGIKDEPSYKDNAGSMARVRKSTKPQQNYLSPASSGSDSIISPDGYNMPDNWINMNYRLRRMQGGGSFFFVTDSGLSLEYLNVENAWLWLRHEHSVPMRGAVGDYNGSLFFVDEQGSLLIRERSSNKLAWINCTAMRRGRQIIGGPPWHRSHGNAIKVTAEDALFFVSKTGRLLQLTVALKKFKWKDCRNPPNIKVAAIVDQEVFRENIVFVLGRNGLLFQYNKVTEKWHEHSKSPHLVLGRLPGTAMRSPSSSSLTGSLFMLSEDGGLVEYHWNTMDGWNWVEHGTPHKSVTLVGSPGPCFQGNQLFLIGSDGNVYLRYLDKTTWKWKNCGFPQMENNLLEEEREVERKLGEAETCVGEDVADTLEEIKESLNQNCDSKVSPIRPTPFLEDSVIFELRDGRLAEMQRTEKAGWQWSRTIGTPTSLCVAHFWTGLAS